From Rudanella lutea DSM 19387, a single genomic window includes:
- a CDS encoding glycoside hydrolase family 108 protein, which translates to MANFDKAYAITMAHEGGYANHPSDTGGETYKGIARNHNPNWKGWHVVDAAKRNASGTDQLNRILSANADLQANVRTFYKANYWDVNRLDQVSDQLLAEKLFDIGVNMGVGRAARMWQEAVNLTNQNGRAYADIAVDGIVGAMTLKRTNEHPRPALLLQVVRALQGERYLNIMRNAPSQEVFAASWFSRI; encoded by the coding sequence ATGGCTAATTTCGATAAAGCTTATGCCATCACGATGGCGCATGAAGGCGGGTACGCCAACCACCCCAGTGATACGGGCGGGGAGACGTATAAGGGTATTGCCCGCAACCACAACCCCAACTGGAAGGGGTGGCACGTGGTCGATGCCGCCAAACGTAACGCATCCGGGACTGATCAGCTCAATCGCATTTTATCGGCCAATGCCGACCTGCAAGCGAATGTCCGAACGTTCTACAAAGCCAACTACTGGGACGTGAACCGGCTGGATCAGGTGAGTGATCAGTTGCTGGCTGAAAAGCTGTTCGATATCGGCGTAAACATGGGCGTGGGCCGGGCGGCCCGGATGTGGCAGGAAGCGGTAAACCTCACTAATCAGAACGGCCGGGCCTATGCTGACATCGCCGTCGATGGTATTGTGGGGGCTATGACCCTCAAGCGCACCAACGAGCACCCACGGCCGGCCCTACTCCTTCAAGTGGTGAGGGCGTTGCAAGGCGAACGCTACCTGAACATCATGCGTAATGCCCCCTCGCAGGAGGTGTTTGCCGCCAGCTGGTTCAGCCGGATTTAG
- a CDS encoding response regulator, with protein sequence MATKPQLRILLVDDDVDTVHVVRYTLQKVDPATILDVAGSREELVTHLERAVKPYYNLLLLDLMLEGELNGLSLVDLIRSYPNTRLMPIVALSFRDDHQTVQASYHQRVNSYLQKPETLEEWERVMLALTNYWKVSALPSE encoded by the coding sequence ATGGCTACGAAGCCCCAACTGCGTATTCTGTTGGTAGATGACGACGTTGATACGGTGCATGTCGTTAGGTACACCCTGCAAAAAGTTGATCCAGCTACGATTCTTGATGTAGCGGGGAGCCGGGAGGAATTAGTGACCCATCTGGAGAGGGCTGTCAAGCCTTATTACAACCTTCTGCTACTGGACTTGATGCTGGAGGGCGAGTTGAATGGCCTTTCGCTGGTAGATTTGATACGGAGTTATCCGAATACCCGGCTAATGCCCATCGTTGCGCTGTCATTTCGGGATGATCATCAAACAGTACAGGCATCGTATCACCAACGGGTTAACTCTTATCTACAGAAACCCGAGACGCTGGAGGAGTGGGAGCGGGTGATGCTGGCTCTGACCAACTACTGGAAAGTATCAGCTTTACCCTCCGAATGA
- a CDS encoding right-handed parallel beta-helix repeat-containing protein — protein sequence MATTIPDLDLNMLRFIRRLVKQLVPGDTVPVSRDRIGSYLGAADFIQTPEGLIYARTSSSVPPDDLRVFAVRNKPTQRWMLTGTTPLGTEYTLSAFKRAGSSWTRAIADFFESGEKSLLVNIPRLEIDAPLTPPSGNGLRIRGISREGSVIVSRGDWAALNLTGHQSAEISDLGFEGAGLHTAIVGETNFYTRIENIGVRGFGRGIVLNSVGKETLFTSNRVSRCVVRGCEGPGIVLQRWAEYVTVDNNDVYDCAGPGIYAASGNVRMVNNTLVNNQGGILVEGSIGVESPSTAIDGYTLGENTDHGGIYSNTVNHNHIYGISLINLRYSTGVVGNQIWATIGPNGFNQNYRGTGYTVGLHLENCVNVQAVGNTIAHNRVNIAVKGVRTSRLDNSLIANPDYTQYHYLEIAGANVSQNEVVCSTSGDLKGGENRTFFPLTDTTNLGNTYRQKSSLTPQSIVLQNGDAAYTHVGNSQLIRVRTGYVPAVTLPPLWRGQSTTIEVEQLTAGASVLVAVTGAVLTSRTALCTVSGSTATLTGSGLYTFTQDLNGNCTITSDAVRELSRGVSFVNSWGQFSGLKTVGYWLDSSGRINLEGMMVGGSSNTTAFTLPVGYRPSSLRFLPVNRGEKFGAIHITDGGEVVVKGIDPGDWISLDGVSFRP from the coding sequence ATGGCCACAACGATTCCTGATCTGGATTTAAATATGCTGCGCTTTATTCGGCGCTTAGTGAAACAATTAGTGCCCGGTGATACGGTGCCCGTGAGCCGTGACCGGATCGGCAGCTATCTGGGAGCCGCCGACTTTATCCAAACGCCCGAGGGCCTGATCTATGCCCGAACTTCCAGTAGTGTACCTCCCGATGATCTGCGCGTGTTTGCCGTGCGCAACAAACCGACCCAACGCTGGATGCTGACCGGTACCACTCCGCTCGGTACAGAGTACACGCTGAGTGCGTTCAAACGGGCTGGCTCCAGCTGGACGCGGGCAATTGCGGACTTTTTCGAGTCCGGAGAGAAATCGCTGCTGGTGAATATCCCCCGGTTGGAGATCGACGCCCCCCTGACGCCCCCCTCGGGCAATGGCCTGCGGATTCGCGGTATTAGCCGGGAGGGGTCGGTGATCGTAAGCCGGGGCGACTGGGCCGCATTGAATCTGACGGGGCATCAATCGGCCGAGATTAGTGATCTGGGCTTTGAAGGCGCTGGGTTGCATACGGCAATCGTCGGGGAAACGAATTTCTACACCCGCATTGAAAACATAGGGGTTCGTGGTTTCGGGCGGGGGATCGTGCTGAACTCAGTGGGCAAAGAAACCCTGTTTACCTCCAACCGGGTGAGCCGTTGCGTGGTGCGTGGGTGCGAAGGCCCAGGCATTGTATTGCAGCGATGGGCCGAGTACGTGACGGTGGACAACAACGATGTGTATGACTGCGCCGGACCGGGTATTTATGCGGCCTCGGGCAATGTACGCATGGTGAATAACACACTGGTGAATAACCAGGGAGGTATTCTGGTGGAGGGCTCTATTGGTGTAGAAAGTCCCTCGACGGCTATCGACGGTTATACACTGGGCGAAAATACCGACCATGGTGGCATCTACAGCAATACAGTCAACCACAACCATATCTACGGCATATCGCTCATTAACCTGCGCTACAGTACAGGCGTGGTGGGGAATCAGATTTGGGCGACTATCGGCCCCAATGGGTTCAATCAGAACTATCGGGGTACGGGCTACACGGTAGGCCTGCATCTGGAGAACTGCGTGAATGTGCAGGCAGTCGGCAATACCATCGCCCACAACCGGGTGAACATCGCCGTGAAGGGCGTACGTACATCGCGTCTCGACAACAGCCTGATCGCGAACCCTGACTATACTCAGTATCACTATCTGGAAATCGCGGGCGCGAACGTGAGCCAGAATGAGGTTGTCTGCTCTACATCGGGTGATCTGAAGGGGGGCGAGAACCGCACATTTTTTCCTCTGACCGATACAACCAACCTGGGGAACACCTACCGGCAGAAATCCAGCCTAACCCCGCAGTCGATTGTCTTGCAGAACGGCGATGCGGCCTATACCCATGTGGGTAATTCGCAGCTGATCCGGGTGAGAACGGGCTATGTACCAGCTGTGACGCTGCCCCCGCTCTGGCGTGGCCAGTCGACGACAATTGAGGTGGAGCAGCTAACAGCCGGGGCCTCGGTGTTGGTAGCAGTAACCGGCGCCGTACTGACATCCCGAACGGCGCTCTGTACGGTATCGGGCAGCACGGCCACGCTGACGGGTTCCGGGCTGTACACGTTCACGCAGGACCTTAACGGCAACTGTACAATCACGAGCGATGCTGTGCGCGAATTGAGCCGGGGGGTGTCATTTGTTAATAGCTGGGGGCAATTCTCTGGACTGAAAACAGTGGGTTACTGGCTTGATAGCAGCGGGCGGATCAACCTCGAAGGTATGATGGTCGGGGGCAGCAGCAACACGACAGCATTCACGCTACCCGTTGGCTACCGGCCGAGCTCACTGCGGTTTCTGCCCGTCAACCGGGGCGAGAAGTTCGGAGCCATTCACATCACCGATGGGGGTGAGGTAGTCGTCAAGGGAATTGACCCCGGCGACTGGATCAGCCTGGACGGTGTTTCTTTTCGGCCTTAA